A genome region from Natranaeroarchaeum sulfidigenes includes the following:
- a CDS encoding dihydrolipoyl dehydrogenase family protein produces MVHVAIIGAYGSAGVAVAGDLVDVNGVELTLIDDGEPGGGLCILEGCMPSKEVLSAGEARFKTRHDDRVQGVPEVDLDRVVATKDEHTLGFAEHRRAAVHDLAEREGVEFIHDTARLVDDRTIEIGDRVIEPDYLVIATGSTVNVPDLPGIEEIDYSTSADVLDATEFPDSGIVMGFGYVGLELAPYIAEAGGTDLTVIEHDAVPLDEADSEYGAELLDIYEENFDIDVRTHTDDRRLEPTDDGGVRLHVEHDPPDGASSTEIIEADELFLFTGRTPALDGLGLKHTALEPGPDWVRETMQARDDERVFVVGDANGHEPILHVAKEQGFKAAENILAHSRGEPIEKYENVHHHVVFSGLGVYPYARVGHSEASATAAGIDHVTVTRSASDDGVFKTKAVPEGRATLVVAKDGTVLGYQGLHYHADVMAKTMQIAVEMGLDVREIPDRSYHPTTPEILDGLFRDASAELE; encoded by the coding sequence ATGGTACACGTAGCGATCATCGGCGCGTACGGAAGCGCCGGTGTAGCTGTAGCCGGCGATCTGGTGGACGTAAACGGCGTCGAGTTGACTCTGATAGACGATGGCGAACCTGGTGGTGGGCTCTGCATACTGGAGGGCTGTATGCCTTCAAAGGAGGTGCTATCGGCCGGAGAAGCACGGTTCAAAACACGACACGACGACAGAGTCCAGGGGGTGCCCGAGGTCGACCTCGATCGGGTCGTCGCCACGAAAGACGAGCACACCCTCGGGTTCGCCGAGCACCGCCGCGCTGCGGTCCACGATCTCGCCGAACGCGAGGGCGTCGAGTTCATCCACGATACCGCACGCCTGGTCGACGACCGGACGATCGAGATCGGTGACCGCGTCATCGAACCGGACTACCTCGTGATCGCGACAGGTTCGACTGTCAACGTGCCCGACCTGCCCGGCATCGAGGAGATCGACTACTCGACCAGCGCAGACGTGCTGGACGCCACCGAGTTCCCGGACTCGGGGATCGTCATGGGCTTTGGGTATGTCGGGCTGGAACTGGCCCCCTACATCGCCGAAGCGGGCGGGACCGATCTCACGGTGATCGAACACGACGCCGTCCCACTCGACGAAGCCGATTCCGAGTACGGCGCGGAGCTTCTCGACATCTACGAGGAAAACTTCGATATCGACGTCAGGACGCATACTGACGACCGTAGACTGGAGCCGACCGATGACGGCGGCGTTCGCCTGCACGTCGAGCACGACCCACCGGACGGAGCGTCTTCGACGGAGATCATCGAGGCCGACGAACTGTTCCTCTTTACGGGTCGCACGCCTGCACTCGATGGACTCGGCCTCAAACACACCGCACTCGAACCGGGGCCGGACTGGGTGCGAGAGACGATGCAGGCTCGCGACGACGAGCGCGTGTTCGTCGTCGGGGATGCCAACGGCCACGAGCCGATCCTGCACGTCGCCAAGGAACAGGGGTTCAAAGCCGCCGAGAACATCCTGGCCCACTCACGAGGTGAGCCGATAGAAAAGTACGAAAACGTCCATCATCACGTCGTCTTCTCCGGGCTGGGTGTCTACCCGTACGCCCGAGTGGGCCACTCAGAAGCCAGCGCAACAGCGGCAGGGATCGACCACGTTACGGTAACGCGATCCGCCAGCGACGACGGCGTGTTCAAGACGAAGGCAGTTCCCGAGGGGCGAGCCACGCTTGTCGTTGCCAAGGACGGGACCGTACTCGGGTATCAGGGGCTACACTATCACGCTGATGTGATGGCCAAGACGATGCAGATAGCCGTCGAGATGGGACTGGATGTTCGGGAGATCCCCGACCGGTCGTACCACCCGACGACACCGGAGATCCTCGACGGCCTGTTTCGAGACGCCAGCGCGGAACTGGAGTAG
- the kdgK1 gene encoding bifunctional 2-dehydro-3-deoxygluconokinase/2-dehydro-3-deoxygalactonokinase, with amino-acid sequence MSDLVTFGETMLRLSPPQGDRVETARELEFRAAGAESNVAVTAERLGAVATWLSKLPDSPLGRRVVSGLRQHGINVDVAWSDQGRQGTYYLEYGGKPRGTNVIYDRKGAAVQTTRPEELNLDAVRTARVFYTSGITPALSNRLRETTAQLLKTAKESGTKTAFDVNYRSSLWSEEEARETLTRLFPAVDILVVPFRDAQQVLNFERDPRQLAHHLAAEYNLQTVIVTNGEKGSLAWHSNTVYEQDIYEADTHDAIGTGDAFVGAFLARRLSGDDVPRALKYAAATASLKRTIAGDIATVTKQEVEAVIGDDMQDISR; translated from the coding sequence ATGAGCGATCTCGTCACTTTTGGCGAAACGATGCTTCGGCTCTCGCCCCCGCAGGGCGATCGCGTCGAGACGGCGCGTGAACTGGAATTTCGCGCCGCGGGCGCGGAGAGCAACGTCGCCGTTACGGCCGAGCGATTGGGCGCGGTCGCGACGTGGCTTTCGAAACTCCCTGACTCGCCGCTGGGTCGGCGGGTCGTCTCGGGGCTTCGCCAGCACGGCATCAATGTCGACGTTGCGTGGAGCGATCAGGGACGACAGGGGACGTACTACCTCGAATACGGCGGCAAGCCACGGGGGACGAACGTCATCTACGACCGGAAAGGTGCGGCAGTCCAGACGACTCGTCCCGAGGAGCTGAATCTCGATGCGGTTCGCACGGCGCGTGTGTTCTATACCAGCGGTATCACTCCTGCACTCTCGAACCGCCTCAGGGAGACGACCGCACAACTGCTCAAAACTGCGAAAGAATCGGGAACGAAAACCGCCTTCGACGTCAACTACCGGTCGAGCCTATGGTCGGAAGAAGAAGCCCGCGAGACGCTCACCCGGCTGTTTCCGGCCGTCGATATTCTCGTCGTTCCGTTCCGCGATGCCCAGCAGGTGCTGAACTTCGAACGCGATCCTCGGCAACTGGCCCATCACCTTGCAGCCGAATACAATCTGCAGACGGTAATCGTCACCAACGGGGAGAAGGGATCGCTCGCGTGGCACAGTAACACCGTCTACGAACAGGACATCTACGAGGCTGACACTCACGACGCCATCGGGACCGGGGACGCGTTCGTCGGGGCATTCCTGGCGCGTCGGCTGTCGGGTGATGATGTCCCCCGAGCGCTCAAGTACGCGGCCGCGACGGCGTCACTCAAACGCACGATCGCGGGCGATATCGCGACCGTGACGAAACAGGAAGTCGAGGCAGTGATCGGCGACGACATGCAGGATATTTCGCGTTGA
- the mutL gene encoding DNA mismatch repair endonuclease MutL yields the protein MTDTDIKQLDERTVQRIAAGEVVERPASAVKELVENSLDADASRIDVAVEAGGTESIRVRDDGQGMNEVDVRAAVREHTTSKIDDVSDLEAGVATLGFRGEALHTIGAVARLTITTKPRGAEGAGTELVFVDGEVESVGPAGCPEGTTVEVTDLFFNTPARKKYLKTETTEFTHVNRVVTQYALANPDVAVSLEHDGREVFSTTGQGDLQSTILSVYGTDVATNMIAVDAEPAVGSEFPEGPLDGISGYVSHPETNRSTREYVSTFINGRYVTSGAAREAIMDAYDGQLGNGRYPFVVLDLSVPADTVDVNVHPRKMEVRFDDEAGFKRQLETAVEDALLEHGLVRSSAPRGRSAPDETQVTPSTETTLSSTGSSDGESASDPSVERESGTGVDDTESTSSAGGTSASTGGTSATTGGSDTNGGDPSGARARSGSDSSSRTAGSATESSTDDTDTTVEPGPTADSMPTDTETSHVIDSKSGSVSTVDPDAGCTDRSEPRDSPPYPSASTDTTKFTGPHDQETLSGDVATAEASYDSLPRLRVLGQLHDTYIVAETEDGLVLIDQHAADERVNYERLQEAFAGDTTAQSLAQPVEIELTAGEAALFDDYREALASLGFYANREGHRVSVTTVPAVLDETLAPERLRDVLSSVIDADESAGEQAVESLADGFIADLACYPSITGNTSLQEGSVMDLLDRLDECENPYACPHGRPVVIEIDSEELEDRFERDYPGHNG from the coding sequence ATGACGGACACAGATATCAAGCAGCTAGACGAGCGAACCGTCCAGCGGATCGCCGCGGGCGAGGTGGTCGAGCGACCCGCCTCCGCCGTGAAAGAGCTGGTCGAGAACAGCCTCGACGCCGACGCCTCGCGTATCGACGTCGCGGTCGAAGCGGGCGGCACCGAGTCGATCCGGGTCCGCGATGACGGGCAGGGAATGAACGAGGTCGACGTCCGCGCCGCGGTGCGCGAACACACCACGAGCAAGATCGACGATGTCTCCGACCTCGAAGCGGGCGTCGCCACGCTCGGGTTTCGGGGCGAGGCCCTGCACACGATCGGCGCGGTCGCCCGGCTGACGATCACGACGAAGCCCCGTGGTGCAGAGGGCGCGGGCACGGAACTCGTCTTCGTCGACGGCGAGGTCGAATCGGTCGGTCCAGCGGGCTGCCCCGAGGGAACGACCGTCGAAGTGACGGATCTGTTCTTCAACACGCCGGCGCGGAAGAAGTACCTAAAGACCGAGACGACGGAGTTCACCCACGTCAACCGCGTGGTTACCCAGTACGCGCTGGCGAACCCGGACGTCGCCGTCTCGCTCGAACACGACGGCAGAGAGGTGTTCTCGACGACCGGACAGGGTGATCTCCAGTCGACGATCCTCTCGGTGTACGGCACAGACGTCGCCACGAACATGATCGCAGTCGATGCCGAACCGGCAGTCGGCTCCGAATTCCCGGAGGGCCCCCTCGACGGAATCTCGGGGTACGTCAGCCATCCCGAGACCAACCGGAGTACTCGCGAGTACGTCTCGACGTTCATCAACGGCCGATACGTCACCTCAGGGGCGGCCCGCGAGGCGATCATGGACGCCTACGACGGGCAGTTAGGAAACGGCCGATATCCCTTCGTCGTGCTCGATCTGTCGGTGCCCGCCGACACCGTCGACGTCAACGTCCATCCCCGCAAGATGGAAGTCCGGTTCGACGACGAGGCGGGATTCAAGCGGCAACTCGAAACTGCAGTCGAGGACGCCCTGCTGGAACACGGGCTGGTCCGGTCGTCGGCCCCGCGCGGGCGTTCAGCCCCCGATGAGACGCAGGTAACTCCGAGTACGGAGACGACGCTCTCCAGCACTGGCTCGTCGGATGGCGAATCAGCGTCGGACCCCTCAGTAGAGCGGGAGTCCGGGACGGGAGTCGACGATACGGAGTCTACATCGTCGGCTGGCGGGACTTCGGCATCGACTGGCGGGACTTCGGCGACGACAGGAGGGTCAGATACTAACGGGGGCGACCCGAGCGGTGCGAGAGCGCGCTCGGGATCGGATAGCTCCTCGCGGACGGCGGGATCGGCGACCGAGAGCTCGACCGACGACACCGACACGACTGTGGAACCCGGTCCGACAGCTGATTCGATGCCGACAGACACCGAGACGTCTCACGTCATCGATTCGAAGTCCGGCAGTGTATCGACGGTGGACCCAGATGCTGGGTGCACGGATCGATCGGAACCACGGGACAGCCCTCCGTACCCCTCCGCAAGCACCGACACCACGAAGTTCACCGGCCCGCACGATCAGGAGACGCTATCGGGTGACGTCGCCACCGCCGAGGCGAGCTACGACAGCCTGCCACGACTGCGAGTGCTCGGTCAGTTACACGACACCTACATCGTCGCCGAAACGGAGGACGGGCTGGTATTGATCGACCAGCACGCCGCCGACGAGCGGGTGAACTACGAGCGCCTGCAGGAGGCCTTTGCAGGAGATACGACTGCGCAGTCACTGGCCCAGCCGGTAGAAATCGAATTGACTGCGGGCGAGGCGGCGCTGTTCGACGACTACCGGGAAGCGCTGGCGTCGCTCGGCTTCTATGCGAACCGGGAGGGACACCGGGTCAGCGTGACGACGGTCCCCGCGGTCCTCGACGAGACGCTCGCACCCGAGCGCCTGCGAGACGTACTGTCGTCGGTCATCGACGCCGACGAGAGCGCGGGCGAGCAAGCAGTCGAGTCACTCGCCGACGGCTTTATCGCCGATCTGGCGTGTTATCCCTCGATTACGGGGAATACCTCGCTTCAGGAAGGGTCGGTGATGGACCTGCTCGACCGTCTCGACGAGTGCGAGAACCCTTACGCGTGCCCGCACGGACGACCGGTCGTTATCGAGATCGACAGCGAGGAACTGGAAGATCGGTTCGAGCGGGATTATCCGGGCCACAACGGATAG
- a CDS encoding AbrB/MazE/SpoVT family DNA-binding domain-containing protein, whose translation MSSDRIDAESKVSGNQANIPARIRRELDIDDGDQLRWQIEDDGSLRVEVVQQQSGTFASFDGYDGETETDVTTDHDAWGVAPE comes from the coding sequence ATGAGCAGCGACAGGATCGACGCGGAAAGCAAGGTGTCGGGCAACCAGGCCAACATTCCTGCCCGGATCCGGCGCGAACTGGACATCGACGATGGCGACCAGCTACGCTGGCAGATCGAGGACGACGGCAGCCTTCGGGTCGAGGTCGTCCAGCAGCAATCGGGGACGTTCGCGTCGTTCGACGGGTACGACGGTGAGACCGAGACCGATGTGACGACCGACCACGACGCCTGGGGGGTCGCCCCCGAGTAA
- a CDS encoding type II toxin-antitoxin system VapC family toxin — MARALLDTTVLFGAAYRRDSAHDTALPILRGVDDGSLPEAVVLDYVLAETLNGLSTHAGHGAAVDLLDRIEENANFEICSLSTDAFAAGKALFRRYKQLSFVDACIVAYMGSADIEYLYALDDDFDAVEDVYRLDTATNPYSPR, encoded by the coding sequence ATGGCCCGGGCACTGCTCGATACGACCGTTCTCTTTGGGGCAGCGTATCGACGCGACAGCGCTCACGATACCGCACTTCCGATACTGCGAGGTGTCGACGACGGCTCGCTCCCCGAAGCGGTGGTCCTCGATTACGTGCTCGCCGAGACGCTGAACGGTCTATCCACCCACGCCGGTCACGGGGCCGCCGTCGATCTGCTTGATCGTATCGAGGAGAACGCCAACTTCGAGATCTGCTCGCTCAGCACGGATGCCTTTGCGGCCGGAAAGGCGCTCTTTCGACGATACAAGCAGCTCTCCTTTGTCGACGCCTGCATCGTGGCGTACATGGGGAGTGCCGATATCGAGTACCTCTACGCTCTCGACGACGACTTCGATGCAGTCGAGGACGTTTACCGGCTCGATACGGCCACCAACCCGTACTCGCCGCGGTGA
- the hcp gene encoding hydroxylamine reductase codes for MHCNQCEQTPVGGCTTRGVCGKEPDIQGLQELITYGMKGVAAYASHARDMGYQDPEVDQVLHEGLYTSLTNVNFDPDSHFHVAMAVGEAAVGAMELLDEAHTTELGIPEPVEVPQNDVEGHPILVTGHDLYALKQLLEQSEDEDVTVYTHSEMLPAHGYPELAKYDHLKGNVGQAWHDQRTLFAEFPGAILGTSNCVQPPKEEYVDRFYTSGIAGLPGVEEVDTDDFGPVIETAKESPEVDWEGDGTISTGFHHEPLLGQLDAIVDAIEAGKLRHFFVIAGCDAPTPGREYYRELAKAIPDDCVIMTTSCGKFRFNDIDYGTVPGTDIPRYIDFGQCNNSISTVSMATALAEELDCGVNDLPLSIVLSWFEQKAIAILLGLFSLGVEDIYLGPTLPEFLTPTLVEQIQAEFGLQPTGEPEEDLAAMVGEEVPQTV; via the coding sequence ATGCACTGTAACCAATGCGAGCAGACCCCTGTTGGGGGCTGTACCACTCGCGGCGTCTGTGGCAAGGAGCCGGATATTCAGGGCCTGCAGGAGCTGATCACCTACGGAATGAAAGGCGTCGCCGCCTACGCCTCCCACGCCCGCGATATGGGCTATCAGGACCCCGAGGTTGATCAGGTGCTTCACGAGGGACTGTACACCTCACTCACCAACGTCAACTTCGACCCCGACTCCCATTTCCACGTGGCGATGGCTGTCGGCGAGGCGGCGGTCGGCGCGATGGAACTGCTTGATGAAGCCCACACCACCGAACTCGGGATTCCCGAACCTGTCGAGGTACCGCAGAACGACGTGGAGGGACACCCGATCCTCGTGACGGGCCACGACCTCTACGCGCTCAAGCAACTGCTTGAACAGTCCGAAGACGAGGACGTCACCGTCTACACGCACTCGGAGATGCTACCGGCCCACGGCTACCCCGAGCTCGCCAAGTACGACCATCTGAAAGGCAACGTCGGGCAAGCGTGGCACGACCAGCGCACCCTCTTTGCCGAGTTTCCCGGCGCGATCCTGGGCACCTCGAACTGCGTCCAGCCGCCCAAAGAGGAGTACGTCGATCGGTTTTACACGAGCGGGATCGCCGGCCTCCCGGGCGTCGAGGAGGTCGATACCGACGACTTCGGCCCAGTCATCGAGACGGCGAAGGAATCCCCCGAAGTGGACTGGGAGGGCGACGGGACGATCTCGACCGGCTTCCACCACGAACCACTGCTCGGCCAGCTCGACGCCATCGTTGACGCCATCGAGGCGGGCAAGCTCCGTCACTTCTTCGTGATCGCTGGCTGTGACGCCCCGACGCCCGGCCGCGAGTACTACCGCGAACTCGCGAAAGCGATCCCAGATGACTGTGTCATCATGACGACCTCGTGTGGGAAGTTCCGGTTCAACGACATCGACTACGGTACTGTGCCCGGCACCGATATCCCACGGTACATCGACTTCGGCCAGTGCAACAACTCCATCTCGACCGTCTCGATGGCGACCGCGCTCGCGGAGGAACTCGACTGCGGGGTCAACGATCTGCCCCTGTCGATCGTGCTCTCGTGGTTCGAGCAGAAGGCCATCGCCATCCTGCTCGGCCTGTTCTCGCTTGGCGTCGAGGACATCTACCTCGGCCCGACCCTGCCCGAGTTCCTCACGCCGACTCTCGTCGAGCAGATCCAGGCCGAGTTCGGGTTGCAGCCGACTGGTGAGCCCGAGGAGGATCTCGCGGCGATGGTCGGCGAGGAGGTCCCGCAGACGGTCTGA
- the mutS gene encoding DNA mismatch repair protein MutS → MTGAEGIVGEFKSLKADSDADVLAMQVGDFYEFFDDDAELVGEELDLKTSKKSSGGVKYPMAGVPVSELTPYLKALVERGYRVAVADQRETESGHIREISRVVTPGTLLDVTDADARYVAAVVKDGSVYGLAFADVTTGQFSVTTVSGDDARDGTLTELYRFDPVEVLPGPTVREDDDLLGTIRERTDATLTLHEAGAFAPGQARHVLKEQFGATSLESVDIEAAATIGAAGAIVDYVEETGTGLLASITRLQRYGDAEFAELDSTTQRNLELTETMQGGVEGSLYSVLDHTVTSPGGRRLKSWLQRPRQSRDTLDKRLASVDALTGAALAREELREVLGDAYDLERLASKATSGSADAGDLLAVRDTLAVLPTVEGIIENAPRLTDSPLKAIADRPNRERAAELHDALDDALAEDPPKTVQEGGLLTRGYDEELDELIERHEELERWFDTLDERERRQYGLRHVSVGRNKTDGYYIQIGKSAADDAPDHYENVKTLKNSERFRTDELAEREREIMRIEERRGELEYELFCDLREEVADCAETLQDVGRALADIDVLASLAVHAVENDWTRPTLAASGENIEIEAGRHPVVEQTTDFVPNDLVLSTERSFLIVTGPNMSGKSTYMRQTALIVLLAQIGSFVPANAAQVGLVDGIYTRVGALDELAQGRSTFMVEMQELSKILHTATDDSLVILDEVGRGTATYDGISIAWAATEYLHNEVHAKTLFATHYHELTTLADHLDRVANVHVAADERDGEVTFLRTVRDGPTDRSYGIHVADLAGVPGPVVDRSNTVLQRLREEKAIEAKGSGGRSAGTKQVVFDVGSGQMTTASADGGDEDDMAGTSIGNDPDPVTEEFGEEAADVLDELAAVDIAETSPIELMSAVQEWRDRLDD, encoded by the coding sequence ATGACCGGAGCCGAAGGAATCGTCGGCGAGTTCAAGTCGCTGAAAGCCGACAGCGACGCCGACGTGCTCGCGATGCAGGTCGGCGATTTCTACGAGTTCTTCGATGACGACGCCGAACTGGTTGGCGAGGAACTCGATCTCAAGACCTCGAAGAAGTCCTCTGGGGGCGTCAAGTATCCGATGGCAGGGGTGCCTGTATCGGAGCTGACACCGTATCTGAAAGCACTCGTGGAGCGGGGGTACCGGGTCGCAGTGGCGGATCAGCGTGAAACTGAATCCGGACATATCCGTGAGATCAGTCGCGTTGTCACTCCGGGTACCCTGCTCGATGTGACCGACGCTGACGCGCGTTACGTTGCAGCGGTGGTCAAGGACGGCAGCGTGTACGGGCTCGCCTTTGCGGACGTCACTACCGGACAGTTCTCCGTGACGACGGTCAGCGGCGACGACGCTCGCGACGGTACACTCACCGAGCTATATCGATTCGATCCCGTCGAAGTGCTGCCGGGGCCGACCGTTCGTGAGGACGACGACCTGCTCGGGACGATCCGCGAACGAACGGATGCGACGCTCACACTCCACGAGGCGGGCGCGTTCGCGCCGGGGCAGGCCAGGCACGTCCTGAAAGAGCAGTTCGGCGCGACCAGTCTGGAGAGCGTCGACATCGAGGCGGCTGCCACGATCGGGGCTGCGGGAGCGATCGTCGACTACGTCGAGGAAACCGGGACCGGCCTGCTGGCATCGATAACACGACTACAACGGTACGGCGACGCCGAGTTCGCTGAACTCGACTCGACGACACAGCGCAACCTCGAATTGACCGAGACGATGCAGGGCGGGGTCGAGGGATCGCTGTACTCCGTGCTCGATCACACCGTTACCAGCCCCGGCGGGCGACGGCTCAAATCGTGGCTCCAGCGACCTCGGCAATCACGCGATACCCTCGATAAGCGCCTCGCGTCGGTCGACGCGCTGACTGGGGCAGCGCTCGCACGAGAAGAGCTCCGGGAGGTCCTCGGGGACGCCTACGATCTAGAACGCCTGGCAAGCAAGGCAACCTCCGGAAGCGCTGACGCTGGCGACCTGCTGGCGGTACGTGACACGCTCGCCGTGTTGCCCACCGTCGAAGGGATCATCGAGAACGCTCCACGGTTGACTGATTCGCCGTTGAAGGCTATCGCCGATCGACCGAACCGCGAGCGCGCCGCGGAGCTCCACGACGCTCTCGACGACGCACTTGCGGAGGACCCTCCGAAGACGGTACAGGAAGGTGGCCTGCTTACCCGCGGCTACGACGAGGAACTGGACGAGTTGATCGAGCGCCACGAGGAACTGGAACGGTGGTTCGACACGTTGGACGAACGCGAGCGCCGCCAGTACGGACTGCGTCACGTCAGCGTCGGTCGGAACAAGACCGACGGCTACTACATCCAGATCGGCAAGTCGGCGGCCGACGACGCCCCCGATCACTACGAGAACGTCAAGACGCTGAAAAACTCCGAGCGGTTTCGTACCGACGAACTCGCCGAACGGGAACGTGAAATCATGCGGATCGAAGAACGTCGCGGCGAACTGGAGTACGAGCTGTTCTGCGACCTCCGCGAGGAGGTGGCGGATTGTGCGGAAACGCTACAGGACGTCGGGCGGGCGCTCGCCGATATCGACGTCCTGGCGAGTCTCGCGGTCCACGCCGTCGAGAACGACTGGACGCGCCCGACGCTCGCTGCATCGGGTGAGAACATCGAAATCGAGGCGGGCCGACATCCAGTCGTCGAACAAACGACCGACTTCGTGCCCAACGACCTCGTGCTGTCTACGGAGCGATCGTTCCTGATCGTCACAGGCCCCAACATGTCGGGTAAATCAACATATATGCGCCAGACCGCGCTTATCGTCCTGCTGGCCCAGATCGGGAGCTTCGTGCCCGCGAACGCGGCACAGGTCGGGCTGGTCGATGGGATCTACACGCGGGTTGGCGCGCTCGACGAGCTGGCACAGGGGCGCTCAACGTTCATGGTCGAGATGCAGGAGCTCTCGAAGATCCTCCACACCGCGACCGACGATTCGCTGGTGATTCTGGACGAAGTGGGGCGGGGAACCGCGACCTACGACGGCATCTCGATCGCCTGGGCGGCGACCGAGTATCTACACAACGAGGTCCACGCGAAGACGCTCTTTGCCACACACTATCACGAGCTGACGACGCTTGCGGACCACCTCGATCGGGTGGCGAACGTCCACGTCGCCGCCGACGAACGGGACGGCGAGGTAACCTTCCTGCGGACCGTACGAGATGGCCCCACGGATCGAAGCTATGGGATCCACGTCGCAGATCTCGCGGGGGTTCCTGGTCCAGTAGTGGACCGGTCAAACACCGTCCTCCAGCGCCTGCGCGAGGAGAAAGCAATCGAGGCGAAAGGCAGCGGTGGTCGATCGGCAGGGACGAAACAGGTCGTCTTCGACGTCGGTAGCGGGCAGATGACCACGGCATCGGCTGACGGCGGGGACGAAGACGACATGGCGGGGACGAGCATCGGCAACGATCCGGATCCAGTGACCGAGGAATTCGGTGAGGAGGCCGCGGATGTGCTTGACGAACTCGCCGCCGTCGATATCGCCGAGACCTCACCGATCGAGCTGATGAGCGCGGTCCAGGAGTGGCGCGACCGCCTCGACGACTGA